The segment ccatctTGGGATCTCCTTTGAAATGGGAGGACCTTCACCTGGATAGAGAAACTTCATTTCCTTATACTGTGGGAGTGGCTAGATTCCAACCAAAACTTCCCTATAACCTGAGAGCCATTCCTCTCTGCCAGTTTCCACCTCTCTACAATGGGAAAACTGTAATTCCTAAATAATGGAAGCCTTGTAAAATTAAGAAATACCAAATGACATTCCTTTATAGATGTTTCAAATTACAACAGGAAAAGGTCCTGAGATTTAAGTGACTACATTATTTCCTGAATTTTATCTGTTCTTCACCGTATGGCATCTTCAGTTAAGGAGGTGACAAAATTCTGATGCAGGTCGCTGGCATTTATGTAAGCAAAAAAGACTGCCTTGATGTTTTTCACTGTAAAAGTCTGCAGCAACCACTACCCCCaacctttccttttatttaaataatgatCAATTTCTGTGCTACCCTCTGTTCTCAGTGCTCTCCATTGTCAAGGCCAGGCTGGGAAATTGTCAGCTGCTCCTAAAAGAGCTAACCTGATAACTGTATCTGAAGACAATATAAGGGGCTCATCTCTTTATAGCTAGACCCATATTTATTTCTGGCTCAAATATTAAATGGCCACACAGGCTGGGCTACACATCTTCAGAGATGTCATTCACACTGTTATCTGCTTCTGATATCAGGGGACCAAGAAAAGCAAGTGAAATGACCACTATTTTACACAGCAGTTTAATTTTTGCACTTTAGTGAGGAAACAAATTGACCTTACCTCCCAGAGCTTGTGAGAACCCAATCTACACAACAATATGACAGTCAAAATTACATCATGTGTACTGAGCACAGCTAATCTGTGAGGCTTCTAGGAGGAGCCACAAGAAGAAGCTACTAGCCAAAGGAGTGGGTACTGAAATCTAACCCAATTGTCCTTCCAGAATACACattaggaataaaaaaaaaaaaaaaaaaaactgaacccTGGGTCCCACTGCTTAGGCCAATTAAATTATAGTCTCTGGGGGTGGAACCTTGGCAATAGAATTTTATAAAGTTCCTAAAGTGATCCTACTACACAACTAGGGTTAAATAACACTGGTTTAAGCTGTAGAAGAGGATCTCTGTACTTGCACTAAACTCCTAGAATGTTAAAACACACTGGAAGAGAAAGCAATAGGAAGGTTTAATACTTGTACTGAGTTAAGCCATTATATGCTACTGAATTATTAATTTGAGGGCATTTACAATTCTTTTTATTAGGAACCAGTTACTTAAACAACTTAAATGTGTTAGAATAGGAGCATAATAAATCCCCCAGTCTAGTTACTGAAGCACAAACGCTTTCTATAGGGAAAACATGCATAAATATACACACTCTAGATGCAACACAGCAAAATGCTGATGTATAATAATCCTATTCAAGAATATATTGTGAATATACAAAACTGAATATAAAACTCCAAATGACCTCTGAAATCATCTACTCCAAAtctctcatttcacagaggaaactgaaacttaaaACAGTTAAATTTTTCAGTATCACAAAGTTGGTTAACAATGTAATTGGTTACTTCAGCCCAATGTACTTTTCTATTCCATAGTGTAACagtgaaaacttaaaatattttgaggagTTTGTCAATCTATTCTGATTCTTCAGTACTTAACAAAAGGACAAACTAAAGTAAATGCATCCCCTATGTTTATGCTGCTTCTATAATAGTCATATACCAGGGTGTAGTCTCTGATGCTTGTTGAGAGCAGAACGATATCTGAAGGCTTTTCCACAATCATTACATCCAAAAGGTTTCTCTCCTGAATGAATTCTCTGATGCTGAGTAAGGTAAGTGCTCTGGCTGAAAGTCTTCCTGCATTCATTACAgttataaggtttctctccagaaTGAGTATTCTGATGTTCAGTCAGATGAGTGCTCCGGCTAAAGGCTTTGTCACAATCATTGCACttatagggcttctctccagtgtgaatacGCTGATGCTGAGTCAGATGGGAGCTCTGGCTGAAAGCCTTTTCACATTTATTACACTGGTAGGGTTTTTCTTCTGTGTGAGTTTTTTGATGTTGAGCAAGAGATGAACAATGTCGAAAGGCTTTGCCACACTCAGCACACTCATAAGGCTTTGCTCCTGTGTGAATTCTCTTGTGTTGTGTAAGGTGTATGTTCTGGTTGAAGGCTctcccacattcattacacttGTAAGGTCTTTCTCCAGTATGTATTTTCCTATGCTGAATAAGAGAAGAGCCATAACTAAAGGTTTTTCCACATTCATGACACTGATAGGGTTTCTcgccagtatgaattctttcatgtttaGCAAGAGATGAACTCctaataaaggctttcccacattctttacactCATAGGCTTTCTCTTGGGTATGAGTCTTCTGATGTTGATTAAGGTTTGAGAGATAACTGAAAGCCTTTCCACATTCATTGCATTCAAATGGCTTTTCTCTGGTGTGAATTCTCCGATGTTGAGTAAGGGATGAGCAGTAActaaaggcttttccacattcattgcatttgtaaggtttttctccagtatgaattttCAGATGTTGAGCAAGGGATGACCAGTAACTAAAGGATTTTCCACATTCGGCACAATCATAAGGTTTCTCCCCAGTATGTGTCTTCTGATGTTGAGTGAGGTTTGAGTGctgactgaaggctttcccacattcattgcattcATATGGTTTTTCACCAGTATGAATCATATGATGACGGATAAATGTTGAGGGCCCattgaaggccttcccacattcattacatttataagttttctctccagtatgaattttTTGATGTTGAGTAAGATGTGTGCTCCTGGTAAAGGTTTTATCACATTCATCACATTTAAAAGGTTTTTCTCCTGTATGAATTTTCTGATGTTCCATAAAGTGGCCTCTCTGGCTAAAGGCTTTTCCACACTCGTTACAAGTATatggtttctcaccagtatgaattctctgatgctgAACAAGATGGGTCCTCTgactaaaggctttcccacattcatcacatttatagggtttttctccagtatgaattctttgatGTTGAGTAAGAGATGGACCCTCAATGAAGCCTTTTCCACATTGATCACATTTATATGGTTtatctccagtatgaattctttgatGGTTTATAAGGTTTTCACTCCGGCTGAAGGCTTTTTCACATTCATTGCATTTgtagggtttttctccagtatgtGTTCTCTGATGGCGAATAAGAGCTGAACAATAactaaaagctttcccacattcattacacttacaagatttctcttttttaactGGATTTAAATTCTGTTTGACACTTGTTTTAGTAGACGTCTCTTTTGGAGATATTTCTTGTTGTGTTACAAGGTTTAAAGTCACATTGACGCTTTTTTCAAAGTCATTATTTACAGGGCCTCTCTCCCAAGTGGGTATtgtcttttcagttatttttatttctcttggcaGTGGCTGTTGGTTTGCCTGCTGCCTCTCTAGACTGCTTTCAGATTCCCAACTTTCTAAGAAGTTGGAACTGCAAGGATCATCCTTTTTCTGTTGTTCCACTACTACCACCCGAGATGGCTGTTCTTCAGAAATGTCCAGCTCTGGGACTGATATGCTATTTTCTGGTCTTGTCTCCCagtctgaaagaaaaataaaatgcctgtATTCTCTGAAtagaaggggggggggggggaaaccTGTTGCTGTGAGAATgaactaaagaaattaaaaataaagccctCAGAAATTCTGAGGGTTTTCAAATATAGCCCTATTATTTAGAAAGAAAGTTGGAAGGAgctaacaataacaataaataaaatacgaAAGTGGCAAGAGAATGTCTAATTCAATTTCATAATCTCTAAAAACCAGTAAGAGAACTCCATTTAAGGTGAGAGTAAATTAAAAAGTAACCACAGAGATGGCTAAGAGGAGACACAGATGGAGTGAATCTAAAGGAGGCAGTCTGAACTGGGACTCCTTGCCAatgaacaacaaaacaaaaatctaagagCCAAGATTTCAAGACATGACAAACAGGAAAGACGTGTCTAAGATGCCATGGTTTTTAGCCTGGAACACTGCAGGAATAGTCATATCACTGCTGGAAACAGGAAAGTTGAAAATAGTAAATAACTTAAGGGGAGGAAGATATCAAGTTCAACTCTAGGTATTTTTGAGAATTAGGAAGAGAAATGGAGGACTAGACTATGGGTGTTTGTGGGGGGGTAGAAGATGCCAAAAGGAGTAGAATAACTAAGATGTTCAAATATAGGATAGGAAGTATCAGCTCAAAAGAGCAAGGAAAAGGATAGCTGAAGCCACAGGAACATATGTGAGAAAAGAGCAGAGGTCTTTTCTCTGACCTGAGGGTCTTTAGGGTAATGGGATGAATAAAATATACTAATGAAAGAAAGCAGTTTATCAGCAAacaacagaagaaacaaaagacaggAAAGAACATAATCAGGAAGTAGAGCATTGCCCAAGACAAGAAAGACGACAACTAAGAGAAGCAGGCTAATCAATGCTGGCAGATTCAGTAAAGAAAATAGCATTTCTTTGCTTCCACTACTAACAGGGAGGTACAGCAGATCCCAGAGAACCCTGAATCTCCTGTGCTGCCAGCCCAgtcactatcaccatcatcatcactgcAAGCATAAGCAGCGAGGCAGAAACCCAGAGCTGCCTACCATCCCCTCCGTAACTGGTACCATGGGTAATGGTGCAGCATATACATGTGCAGGCAGCCTCCTAACAGCAGTACTTCTCCAGCAGGGACAAGAAGATCAATAACACAGGTTCTGGGGAACAACCAATTGTTCAATATAAGAAATGGATATGTTTTCATTAACAGGAATGACACCAAGAAAGATACATTTGACAGCAGATGACCATAAGGAATACTTCCTGCTGGCACTTCACAATGAAGGAAATGGAGACCACGGAGTCTGATGCTGTTAAAAGAGAAGAGGGTGGAAGTGGCTGATCTCCAGCCCTGGTTGCAGTCCCAGTTGAAGGCAATAAACATCCAACAGACCATGACCAATGTTGTCCATGTTGTCATGTCTTCCACGCAATAACCAACAGAGTTACCAGAATACCAGGGGTGGGGAAAACAATGAAATGCTGGACAAAGTTCCAGAAGGCAAGACTGAACAGAGCCATCTCTACTGCAGAAAGGACTTCCCACTTTACTACAAGCAAAGTCTACAGGTCTTGACCACAGTATTCCAACACTCTTGTGTATGGAGAAATAATACAGGGTGCTAACAAAACAGGCTGCAAAAGAACAAGATAGACAAGTGAGACAGAATACACAACAGGGTAATTGATCATGATTCTGCAAGGGCCAGGTCACCAAGAAAACCCAGAGAAGATGGCAATAAAGAGGATAAGGAAAATGATACAGACAAGGCCCAGGCCCAGTGGCCACCTCAATGTAGGTACCATCGCAACTTCTATTACCTGTACAGATGCCTATAAAACTGTAGATCATTTTCACAGAGATGAAAGCAGCCAAGTCGCCAGCTAAGAATAAGTCTGCTCCAAATTCTGAAGAGGGCAGGACCAAGGGCTAGCTTACCAAGACTAGCATCACTGGGTCACATTCCAGTGTGAAAGTAAACAAAAGAATGGAGCTAAATACTTCAAGGGATTATCTTCTGCCTACTGACTGGATCACAGGAACTATCTACATTACCTCTGCAACACAGgtttctcattattatttttacctaAATAAATCTCTTTTTGGTAATGACTAAAGCATTTTTGGAAAAGCCTAGGATTTTTtaatacacatttaaatatttaaaaatttttttctacctGCTTAagttgggatttttttaaaacttcctttttcatttgtaaTAAAACTTGTTTTTTCCGAAAGTTAACAAACCGTAAGCACAAGTTaataaagatctttaaaaaaaaaaaaagttttctaaattgTGCTCCATGAAACCATCTtctaagagaaatattttaaaggtgtagtatgaaaaaaagaattcatggttgtttggggtgggaggagaagaaatGTCATATTCTATGCAACCCTGTTGGAAATTCCTAATGCCCAACTACATATTAAAAAAACCTCTGAGTATTCTTCCAGTAAAAGATCTGCTAAAATTTTAGCTAATCCAGTACTTCCCAAATTTGAACATGGCTTTTTTTTCTACCCATAAAAGAGGACCCCCACTCCTATCCCATTAACTCTGGAGACATCCCCTTACCTGGAGTGACCAAGTTTGTACATTTTTCCAGGCTGAGATCTTTGAAGAGCTCTCTCTGCAGTTTTGGAATTGATCGTTTACAAGAAAATCATTCATAATTTCAAGGATAGTCTGTTAAAGTGATAGGATCAGAAGCTACACCCTGAGATTAAGAAAGTAATAGGAGATgaaaaagtgaaggaatggaattCACTTTTGCCGAGTTTGGTTGGGAAAGCAAGGAGGCAGACTGGATTGTggtcaaaaagataaaaagtgttGAGTAACAGTATTTGAAAATTAGGGTTACCTATTTCTGTTTAAAGGTACTAGCAATGGAGCCTGGAGAcccaaaaagaaaacttaaggGCTGAAAAATAAGGTGATAATTATGTGATTAGGGTCCCAAAGGAGGTACGAAAGACGGAATCCAGAGTCCAGGTCAAGAGGTTGCCTTTAGAAAAAAGCAAGAAGGATACCACCTCTGAAAGGAGTATAAAAACAGAACATATGTTGAAACAGTTAGTGTTTTGACAAAGCAAAAGAGAGTCCAGTTAGCTTCCCAATTCTCCACAGGAGACACTTTAAAGAGAAGCAAGAATCTGCATTACAGACATAAAAAGCTCTTATCAGGCTGGTGGTTAGAGTTAATGACACTCATATGGCACATATCCATTACGTACCTACTGAAATGCTGGGCTCCATGATCCATGGCTCTGTCCCTTGCTCTAACTGGGAAATCACATCAGGTTTGGAAACTTGGAGTCCTGCtcatggggaagaaaaaaaaaggtgcttATCATGTAGTAAGGGAAAAGTGCCATAGCAGAATTCAGTCTCAGCACTTTGTTTTTAGGAAAGGATATGTAGGACATCTGATGGGAGTGTATAGCGTATAAAGCTTCAGTGTTACAAATCACCAGACATGGGTTCAGAAAAATTATTAGTTTGTCCTTCTACTTGCTAGGAGAGTAGAAACCTTTCAAAATTTAGGAATCTTTGGTTCCTTAACTTAAAGGCAAAACTCACCTAAGCACGAGAGAACCCCCATCCTCTACACCCCCAGATATTAAATCAGAGAAGTCAGCCTTACCTATAGAGACCAGGTGTGTATAATTTTCCAATGTCACATCCCGGAACAAATCTCTCTGCACAGGATCTAGCTGTTTCCATTCTTCCTGGGTAAAGTCCACTATCACATCCTTGAAGGTCACTGATTCCTGAAATACATATTTCTGCTTAGCCATAAAGTATTTACATAAGAAGGGGGCGAAGTTAGCAATACTGACAGAAATAAGGCAAGCAAAAGGCTATCTGAAGAAAGATTTTGATATGTGCTCCTTTGTGAAACGAATATAAAAACAGTACCCCGTTCACAGGGTTAttgcaagaattaaataaaaaatgttccaTATGAAATGCTTAATTTAGGGTCTGGGATCTAACAAGTGCTCAGTCAATGTTAGCCATCGTTTTtgttcatcatcatcattatctctGTGTTCCAAGATATATCAAGTATTAATAGTATACCTAATAACATCAATAATACGTTTTATTACCTACAATGTGCAAGAATTGCCAAAAACGTTTTTGAAAAAATTTGGCAAGGAGACTTGCCCTAccacatttcaaaatataccaagaGAAATAcgaaaatataccaaaaaataaagataaattaaaagaGAGTGGCCTTGTATGGAATAaaactcaatgaaaaaaagataaagtctaAAAACAGACCGATGTTTATAAGAATTGAATAGGATTAAACAACTTTCAAGTTAGTTAAAATAAGCTGGATTAGTCACTAAATGGTGTTATAACAAATGACTGTCTATTCgaggaaaaaaataaggtggGTTCTTTACTTCATGGCATACACAAAATTTCGGCTGCACTGGAGattaaattctaaagaaaaagcaaaataaaacagtagAATAAAAGACACGAAAAGTTTTATAAGCTTGAATGTGAAAGGCAAAAACTGTAAGACAAACAGAAAGACTGATAGATATAACCACATAAAGATGTAAACTTTCTATAATAAACCATAGACAAAAGGCGATATTCTGAGTTCCTACAAATAATTAGGAAAAGAGATGGACGACCcacaagaaaaacaacaaaaaaaggccAAGAACCCAAACAGGCAATTCACCTAAGATATTGTTAATAAACCATGAAAGAATGCTCATTCcactaaaaataagtaaaataatgagataccagATTGGCTAGCACTGCTGAAAGTGCACATGTGCACTTCTGGTGGGAATCTATCTGGGGGCCATCGGACAGGATTTATCAAAACTTGAAATGCATATATCactcaataaagttttattgcttGTAGGAATTTATTCTTCAGAAATACCTCAGGGTGTGAACATATGTACAAGCATCCTTGCAACACTGTTTgtgtgaagggaaaaaaatgcaaatttaatgtTCATTAATAGGATAGTGGTTAAAGAATTTACGGTATATCCTTACTAAAGTACTTTATGTAGACGTTTTTAAAATGAGGTATCTCTACATGTACTGATTaggaaatatgcatatatattacgTATACATGTATACAGTATACATGGTATGatcccacttttatttttatgaataggAAAGTTTATAtgtaaatgcacagaaaataatttgaaagaaatatacTACTAAATATTATCAGTGGGACTTGAAGGCAATGCAGGGGAACTTCCTACTTTTTATTTACTATGTATTTGAAATTAGatgagttaattttattttaaaataggtaaATTATTGGGACTTCTGCTTCTAATCACAACAGAGCAACTGGACTGGCTCTCCcagtgtaaagaaaaataaaactgaacaaTATATCTGAAACAAGTGTTTGAAAAGCAGGCAGGACAGATCTGTGATCCTGAGAGAAGGGAGACCATTACATGAGCCTGACAATCCCCTCAGCTTCCTACCACAAAGCTGGCATCCTCCAGACTGCAGCGCAGGGAGGTAGAACCCTTGCAAAGCATGGTGGTTTTACTGAGCTGAGAAGACAAAGGTGGCAGCTCACAACTACTGAGACAGGGGATTTGCAGGATGTAtaccagagaggagggagctacATAGAGGAGGAGCTCCAAAAATGTGGTGTAAATACAATCTCCATGGGCAACATCGTTAGCAATATGACATCAATGAACCCAGAGTTAAGAAAAGACATGCACAATCAGGTCCCACAACAGCTCCAGCACACTTTAGGAACAGGGCAAGTTTAGCAACAAGTTAAAGCAACAAGTATGGTTTGCTCACTCCTTGCTAATCCCCAGGGACACGTGGATACATGTTTCTGAACCTTGAACAAGCTCTGAAAACTAATGCTTACAAAGTCACCAACTGATGATGCTACTGTGTGCCTGGAGCAGTGGGGCAGGATGCAGACTGTCAGCACTGTTTAACATACAGGTGAAGACTTATGATGAACACACGGTGCCGAGTTTGGGCTCTGCACCACAGCTGGTCTATAGCAGGTGTATGCTGAAGTGATTAGCTCCTTTTAAGAATTCTGGACTCCAGAATTCAAGCAGGCTGCCCTGGGTAGAGACATTTCTCATGTCTCTGGGGATCACAGCTAGAGAGAAAGTACATCTATCCGTGTGACCATCACAGAGGGAGGACTTGGAAGCCTGCATCTGATTTTCCCAGATTTTGCTTAtgaatatctttttccttccGATCCTGTTTTGTATTCTTTATTGTAATAATCTCCAGCCCTGAGTTATGCTACCAAGTAGGGTGAGTCATTCTAGAAAATCACTGAGCTAAAGAGTGATCATGGGCCCCCTCCAAACAGTCCTAGAGTAAGATGATGATAGATCAGTCCTAACAAAGCTTATCATTCAAAAACAAACCTTGAAAGGATCAAGTTGTGGCCAAAGTGGGATTAACAAGGATTGGATTTACCCTTCtgcatgaaataaaaaattccagacaaaatatatgaaacaacagtttCCAAGACAGTGAATCTCAGACAACAAAGAACAGTGATCCCTGAGAATGAGGAAACAAATGAAGCGAGTCACACAATTGCTCCAGCTTACTGCCTTGAGAGTTTCCACACAGTGGTGCAGGGAGGTGTAACCCAGGAGCTGCCCAGCCAACTCCCTGAACTGAAGAGATAATGCTGAGAGTTTGGGGAAATCAAGGTGACTAGAGTTCACAGGACAGAACACTGTAGAGGAGAGAGCTACATCAGGAAATAAGCAAGGAGAACTGCAGAGGTTCCACCTGCATATTCAGCAAAGTATGAATGAGCACAAGGGTGTGATGAAACTATCGGAGACAGGGAGAGAATCATCCAAAAGGATTCAAGGGAACAGTACCAGCACTCAAAAGGGCTGGAAATAGAACCTGTTCCCATCAGTCAAACTGGAAAACTGCATAATTCATTAGGCATTGGGTAGAATACTCAGCAGTGGCAAATAAATGGCCTTAGACTAAATGCTGCTCTGGATTCACCTAACAAATCCTAAAAGCAAGACCTGAAAGGAACACATTATTTCAAGAAACTTAACCGCATCCCAGAAAAAGGCTCAAGAATATTTGACAGGAATACAAAAGTATGCAGAACCCAGTAAGGTAAAATTTAGTGCTGACACTCAATCAAAGATTATCCGGCAtgcaaaaaagcaggaaaatacaacctATAATGAGGGGGAAAAATCAATCAGTTGAAATCAACCCAGAACTAACAAAGATgctagaattagcagacaagaacACTAAAAGTTATTATGAatatattccatatgttcaaaaagttaagtagagacatgaagacattaaaagaaaaaaagagccaaatggaaCTTCTAGAGCTGAAAATGAGAATgttctgagatgaaaaatacactacaAAGTATTAACAGCAGATGAGGCACTGACAAAGATTGacaaattcaaagacagaaatagacactatcaaaaatgaaacagataggaaaaaagaatttcaaaaaagaaatagcttCAGGGAGCTATGGGACAACTTCAAGTGGCCCAATGTATGTGCAATTGGAGtccctgggggaaaaaagaagggagaggaacagaaaaaatatctgaagaaataatagctcaCTATTTTCCAAacttgatgaaaattataaaacccacagattcaacaaaatcaataaaatgcaaacacaagaaacacaaagaaaactacaccaaggcacATCTTAATCAAATAGGTCAAACCTAGTGATAGAGAAAAATCTTATAAGcatctagagaaaaaaaaagacaaataaatataaaggaacaaagataaaaatgacagtAGCTTTTTGTTGGAAACAATGCAAGcaagaagacaat is part of the Equus caballus isolate H_3958 breed thoroughbred chromosome 20, TB-T2T, whole genome shotgun sequence genome and harbors:
- the ZNF184 gene encoding zinc finger protein 184, whose translation is MEDLSSPESAVLQGRHTLLPSASFQESVTFKDVIVDFTQEEWKQLDPVQRDLFRDVTLENYTHLVSIGLQVSKPDVISQLEQGTEPWIMEPSISVDWETRPENSISVPELDISEEQPSRVVVVEQQKKDDPCSSNFLESWESESSLERQQANQQPLPREIKITEKTIPTWERGPVNNDFEKSVNVTLNLVTQQEISPKETSTKTSVKQNLNPVKKEKSCKCNECGKAFSYCSALIRHQRTHTGEKPYKCNECEKAFSRSENLINHQRIHTGDKPYKCDQCGKGFIEGPSLTQHQRIHTGEKPYKCDECGKAFSQRTHLVQHQRIHTGEKPYTCNECGKAFSQRGHFMEHQKIHTGEKPFKCDECDKTFTRSTHLTQHQKIHTGEKTYKCNECGKAFNGPSTFIRHHMIHTGEKPYECNECGKAFSQHSNLTQHQKTHTGEKPYDCAECGKSFSYWSSLAQHLKIHTGEKPYKCNECGKAFSYCSSLTQHRRIHTREKPFECNECGKAFSYLSNLNQHQKTHTQEKAYECKECGKAFIRSSSLAKHERIHTGEKPYQCHECGKTFSYGSSLIQHRKIHTGERPYKCNECGRAFNQNIHLTQHKRIHTGAKPYECAECGKAFRHCSSLAQHQKTHTEEKPYQCNKCEKAFSQSSHLTQHQRIHTGEKPYKCNDCDKAFSRSTHLTEHQNTHSGEKPYNCNECRKTFSQSTYLTQHQRIHSGEKPFGCNDCGKAFRYRSALNKHQRLHPGI